From one Myxococcus xanthus genomic stretch:
- a CDS encoding ATP-binding protein — protein MSKVRKVNKADPLADLPRWAQQLARKYYTKTVSAFLLYGAVRDLQPLQLEEGGRGFGTLKTFLSEELFGGRDHVIFYDRSSGIRSATPETQKDLQRAMAGYDAMYGTDYAKVMPRDPGRALQILENFMRMRLSEGRSLALIVDFAETLVPGGEMSHLSSEDRFVVATLDKWAHDPQFLASDVSVVLLAENLADVSPRISRNPYVAPIELPLPTEEERLEYVRYKLEGKRLQSVSDVPLAGLAKMTAGLSRINLDRVLTEALEREVRITSELLKEKKREIIQAECHGLLEFIEPVHTLDAVAGHAKAKQMLRQAAGALKKGRLEVMPMGYLLSGPVGTGKTFMVSCFAGEIGIPVVKFLNFRSQWQGVTEANLEKIFNLLKALWPVAVMIDEADTFLGNRDSGGDSGTSSRVFGSIASFMGNTFYRGKIVWFLMTARPDLLPIDLKRQGRAEEHLALFYPQTDAERDELFQVMSKKTGVSVEGIESFSTLIPEGVRAFSGADIEAVMVRSKFRALAEGREAVTKDDLAAVLADFVPPSYPLEIELQNLVAVQECTSRELLPEGFRQLDRDYITRRVRELKALLESQ, from the coding sequence GTGAGCAAGGTGCGCAAGGTGAACAAGGCGGATCCCCTGGCGGATCTTCCTCGCTGGGCCCAGCAGTTGGCCCGGAAGTACTACACGAAGACGGTCAGCGCCTTCCTGCTGTACGGGGCCGTGCGGGACTTGCAGCCCCTGCAGCTCGAGGAGGGCGGCCGCGGCTTCGGCACGCTGAAGACGTTCCTCTCCGAGGAGCTCTTCGGCGGCCGGGACCACGTCATCTTCTATGACCGGTCGTCCGGCATCCGCTCCGCGACGCCGGAGACGCAGAAGGACCTGCAGCGGGCCATGGCGGGCTACGACGCCATGTACGGCACGGACTACGCCAAGGTCATGCCGAGAGACCCGGGCCGCGCGCTCCAGATTCTGGAGAACTTCATGCGCATGCGCCTGAGCGAGGGCCGCTCGCTGGCGCTCATCGTCGACTTCGCGGAGACGCTCGTTCCCGGCGGAGAGATGAGCCACCTTTCCAGCGAGGACCGCTTCGTGGTGGCCACGTTGGACAAGTGGGCGCACGATCCGCAGTTCCTCGCGTCCGACGTGTCCGTGGTGCTGCTGGCGGAGAACCTGGCGGACGTGTCGCCGCGCATCAGCCGCAACCCGTACGTGGCGCCCATCGAGCTGCCCCTTCCCACCGAGGAGGAGCGGCTGGAGTACGTGCGCTACAAGCTGGAGGGCAAGCGGCTCCAGTCCGTGTCGGACGTGCCGCTGGCGGGCCTGGCGAAGATGACGGCGGGTTTGTCCCGCATCAACCTGGACCGCGTGCTCACCGAGGCGCTCGAGCGCGAGGTGCGCATCACCTCCGAGCTGCTCAAGGAGAAGAAGCGCGAAATCATCCAGGCGGAGTGCCACGGCCTGCTGGAGTTCATCGAGCCGGTGCACACGCTGGACGCCGTGGCGGGACACGCCAAGGCCAAGCAGATGCTGCGGCAGGCCGCCGGGGCCCTGAAGAAGGGGCGCCTGGAGGTCATGCCCATGGGCTACCTGCTGTCGGGCCCCGTGGGCACGGGCAAGACGTTCATGGTGAGCTGCTTCGCCGGGGAGATTGGAATCCCCGTGGTGAAGTTCCTCAACTTCCGCAGCCAGTGGCAGGGCGTCACCGAGGCGAACCTCGAGAAGATCTTCAACCTGCTCAAGGCCCTGTGGCCGGTGGCGGTGATGATTGACGAGGCGGATACGTTCCTCGGCAACCGTGACTCCGGCGGAGACTCCGGGACGAGCAGCCGCGTGTTCGGCTCCATCGCCTCGTTCATGGGCAACACGTTCTACCGCGGGAAGATTGTCTGGTTCCTGATGACGGCGCGGCCGGACCTGCTGCCCATCGACCTCAAGCGGCAGGGGCGCGCGGAGGAGCACCTGGCGCTCTTCTATCCGCAGACGGACGCGGAGCGGGACGAGCTGTTCCAGGTCATGTCCAAGAAGACGGGCGTGTCCGTGGAAGGCATCGAATCCTTCTCCACGCTGATTCCGGAGGGCGTGCGCGCCTTCAGCGGCGCGGACATCGAAGCCGTCATGGTGCGCTCGAAGTTCCGCGCGCTGGCGGAGGGCCGCGAGGCGGTGACGAAGGACGACCTGGCCGCGGTGCTCGCGGACTTCGTGCCCCCCAGCTACCCGCTGGAAATCGAGCTGCAGAACCTGGTGGCGGTGCAGGAGTGCACCAGCCGCGAGCTGCTGCCCGAGGGCTTCCGCCAACTGGACCGGGACTACATCACCCGGCGCGTGCGCGAGCTGAAGGCGCTGCTGGAGTCGCAGTAG
- a CDS encoding LysM peptidoglycan-binding domain-containing protein, whose amino-acid sequence MPPLPLLLLALASAPASGLTPPPVGPVPAKAQVVESEGAQAPAAQSPAEKEPTAATEPGAADTGTDAVDEPGLEPLEPGTPMVAEDASEQGEATRDAVESESAELEELRALEGAALDPASRSTAEVMQSLRRLGVANPLRMRMLDALDEHTFREDEELPEIPLITDLATFDVGQIQDRYDIPVEMQPLVAQYVQFFQGPGRRWFRKWMSRAARYVPVMHPILEQYGLPKDTVYLAMIESGFSAHAYSWAHAAGPWQFISSTGKQYGLKQDFWVDERRDPIKATHAAASYLKDLKRELGHWYLAWAGYNTGSGRVRRMVERHGTTNFWLLSEERGLAKETKHYVPKLIAAALVAKHPAAFGFNENEFDPEPVLDFDEVQLTDAADLDVVARAAGVPVKVVQDLNPELKRWCTPPATAKKPYTLRLPKGAGTQFADNYKRISPAERLTFRIHKVKRGDTLSQIAETYGTASEAILQMNQLKSARTLRVGGELVIPIPAGKSSGGALATKVAQARRSGVVVRPEDEVPAGTPKGPVAAGPVKKETINGRTRVTYGVMSGDSLWVIANKFNVSVDSLKQWNNLKRRNPTLQVGSTLFVWPDGNTATASVQERGGTVLAKHSVSVAKPAGKAGKVHALAEGETLWSVAQRYGVSVDDIMRWNKIKDHRTLPTGKVLLLSAP is encoded by the coding sequence ATGCCGCCTCTACCTCTGCTCCTGCTCGCCCTGGCCTCAGCCCCTGCCTCGGGGCTCACCCCACCGCCCGTGGGGCCCGTTCCTGCCAAGGCTCAGGTGGTGGAATCCGAGGGTGCGCAGGCACCCGCAGCGCAGTCTCCGGCCGAGAAGGAACCAACGGCCGCCACGGAACCTGGCGCCGCGGATACCGGGACCGATGCTGTCGATGAGCCCGGTTTGGAGCCGCTGGAGCCCGGCACGCCGATGGTGGCCGAGGACGCCTCCGAGCAAGGCGAGGCCACGCGCGACGCGGTTGAGTCCGAGTCCGCTGAGTTGGAGGAACTGCGTGCACTGGAAGGCGCCGCGCTGGACCCGGCGTCGCGCTCCACCGCGGAGGTGATGCAGTCGCTGCGGCGGCTCGGGGTCGCCAACCCGCTGCGGATGCGCATGCTGGACGCGCTCGACGAGCACACCTTCCGCGAGGACGAAGAGCTGCCGGAGATTCCGCTCATCACGGACCTGGCCACTTTCGACGTGGGGCAGATTCAGGACCGTTACGACATCCCAGTGGAGATGCAGCCGCTGGTGGCCCAGTACGTCCAGTTCTTCCAGGGGCCCGGGCGACGCTGGTTCCGCAAGTGGATGTCGCGCGCGGCCCGGTACGTGCCGGTGATGCACCCCATCCTGGAGCAGTACGGCCTGCCGAAGGACACGGTGTACCTGGCGATGATTGAGAGCGGCTTCTCGGCGCATGCCTATTCGTGGGCGCACGCGGCGGGGCCGTGGCAGTTCATCTCCAGCACTGGCAAGCAGTACGGGCTGAAGCAGGACTTCTGGGTGGACGAGCGGCGGGACCCCATCAAGGCCACCCACGCCGCGGCGTCCTATCTGAAGGACCTCAAGCGCGAGCTGGGGCACTGGTACCTGGCATGGGCCGGATACAACACCGGCTCCGGGCGCGTCCGGCGGATGGTGGAGCGGCACGGGACGACGAACTTCTGGCTCCTGTCCGAAGAGCGCGGCCTGGCGAAGGAGACGAAGCACTACGTGCCCAAGCTGATTGCCGCGGCGCTGGTGGCCAAGCACCCGGCGGCGTTCGGCTTCAACGAGAACGAGTTCGACCCCGAGCCCGTGCTCGACTTCGATGAGGTGCAGCTCACCGACGCGGCGGACCTGGACGTCGTCGCCCGCGCGGCCGGCGTGCCCGTCAAGGTGGTGCAGGACCTCAACCCTGAGCTGAAGCGCTGGTGCACCCCGCCGGCGACGGCCAAGAAGCCCTACACGCTCCGGCTTCCCAAGGGGGCAGGGACGCAGTTCGCGGACAACTACAAGCGCATCAGCCCCGCGGAGCGGCTCACCTTCCGCATCCACAAGGTGAAGCGCGGCGACACCCTGTCCCAGATCGCGGAGACGTACGGCACGGCGTCCGAGGCCATCCTCCAAATGAACCAGCTGAAGTCGGCCCGGACGTTGCGCGTGGGTGGAGAGCTGGTGATTCCGATTCCCGCCGGCAAGAGCTCGGGCGGCGCGCTGGCGACGAAGGTGGCGCAGGCCCGCCGCAGCGGCGTGGTGGTGCGGCCCGAGGACGAGGTACCAGCGGGCACGCCCAAAGGCCCGGTGGCCGCGGGCCCCGTGAAGAAGGAGACCATCAACGGGCGCACGCGCGTGACGTACGGCGTGATGTCCGGCGACAGCCTCTGGGTGATTGCGAACAAGTTCAACGTGTCGGTGGACTCGCTGAAGCAGTGGAACAACCTCAAGCGGCGCAACCCGACGCTCCAGGTGGGCTCCACGCTGTTCGTCTGGCCCGATGGCAACACGGCCACCGCCAGCGTGCAGGAGCGCGGCGGCACGGTGCTGGCGAAGCACTCGGTGAGCGTCGCCAAGCCCGCGGGCAAGGCTGGCAAGGTCCACGCGCTGGCGGAGGGCGAGACGCTCTGGTCCGTCGCGCAGCGCTACGGCGTCAGCGTGGACGACATCATGCGGTGGAACAAGATCAAGGACCACCGCACCCTCCCCACGGGGAAGGTGCTCCTCCTCAGCGCCCCGTAG
- a CDS encoding L,D-transpeptidase family protein produces MTSSISPPESRISFLPPDVPDAASTPALGKTARSPKPVSRVTVGQGPQPSLDARPRSGTPLPLEGVDRPARTPAPPDNARFTGLPQLADVASGAQILGPGSQGEGLRAVQATLLDMGFALHGGADGHHGPHTTRALRNFQVHASRTFPAVLPTGALDASTLRALDALAPAPGTRGQTRGLPSAFFDGQQVRVVVALREHRTFLFDTRGQLVDIFPNATGAAASPTRTGIKVVRTKLDQLATEAAGARLWNDRHVFGVRMLDLSWADGRHSGEELHGTNAPALLGTDVSHGCIRHSNEAVRVLHDALSVGDRVAVVEHVDDPHLGVPRPVA; encoded by the coding sequence ATGACCTCATCCATCTCGCCACCGGAGTCACGTATCTCGTTCCTTCCGCCTGACGTCCCGGACGCGGCATCAACACCCGCCCTCGGGAAGACGGCACGCAGTCCCAAGCCTGTCTCCCGAGTCACCGTCGGCCAAGGTCCTCAGCCCTCGCTGGATGCACGTCCACGGTCCGGGACGCCCTTGCCTCTGGAAGGCGTGGACCGGCCCGCGCGCACTCCAGCGCCCCCTGACAACGCGCGCTTCACCGGACTGCCCCAACTGGCGGACGTCGCGTCAGGGGCCCAGATCCTCGGCCCCGGCAGCCAGGGCGAGGGCCTCCGCGCCGTACAGGCCACCCTGCTCGACATGGGCTTCGCCCTGCACGGCGGCGCAGACGGACACCACGGCCCGCACACCACCCGAGCGCTGCGGAACTTCCAGGTCCATGCCTCGCGCACCTTCCCCGCCGTCCTCCCCACGGGCGCGCTGGATGCCTCCACGCTACGCGCGCTGGATGCACTGGCGCCAGCGCCAGGGACGCGTGGGCAGACACGGGGATTGCCTTCCGCCTTCTTCGACGGACAACAGGTCCGCGTGGTGGTGGCCCTCCGGGAGCACCGGACCTTCCTCTTCGACACCCGTGGGCAACTCGTGGACATCTTCCCCAACGCCACGGGCGCCGCGGCCTCCCCTACCCGCACCGGGATCAAGGTGGTCCGCACGAAGTTGGATCAACTGGCCACCGAAGCGGCCGGCGCACGGCTGTGGAATGACCGCCATGTCTTCGGCGTGCGCATGCTCGACCTCTCCTGGGCGGATGGCCGGCACTCTGGTGAGGAGCTGCACGGAACGAACGCCCCCGCCCTCCTGGGCACGGACGTCTCGCACGGCTGCATCCGCCACTCGAACGAGGCCGTGCGCGTGCTGCACGACGCGCTCTCCGTGGGAGACCGCGTGGCCGTCGTCGAGCACGTGGATGACCCACACCTGGGGGTACCGCGTCCCGTGGCGTAA
- a CDS encoding serine/threonine-protein kinase, giving the protein MTTTQPKRQPIPFGKYLLLDRINIGGMAEVWRGKQFGASGFERLVAIKRILPNIAEDDEFISMFIDEAKISVQLTHANVASIYELGNILGSYFISMEYIPGKDMRAIFDRCRKKGEPAPVPLVAFCVSKMCEGLDYAHRKKDGMGREMNIVHRDISPQNVLISYEGEVKVIDFGIAKAAGKATKTQAGILKGKFGYMSPEQIRGLPLDRRSDVFAIGVCLYEMLTGERLFVGDSDFSVLEKVRKAEVPSPTTYNRRIPETLERIVLKALAKDVDERYQYASELGDDLQRFLITSDTIFSRKDLAQYMKSTFAEDVEREKQRLLDYADIKPPDGMQAALEAASFNSPIMPSAPPPAPVPVVQPVAPQPRMTGSMPTVSPGGVRRSPTLAALPRLTAATAAPPPDEDEGGATQLVSSDHEFADTPEPTTQPGAAVGRAITPLEVPSTPGHDADDEPVSGRTAVISPPSPLSPPVGPPRLSHANIPVVRPSMSVPTLPPSDAPPPASGATPRTSRGGGLPRMTRDVQVLDASQAAARPLPPPSPVAPPAPVAPAYDDEDDGDAPERTTGATPAVGGRAPIPRKVLFGGIGGVAVLLLALIGWAVSGPGVGYVLVDLQGVPSEVRNRVQVRLDTQLVPLEGGSATLLREVPAGKVMVVVSAEGYNTFTKTVDVSEGKDVTPVQAVLESLVRTAALVLTTEPATAEVKVDGRVVREQGKSAAYIKDVPISGPEWVVEVSAPGHKPASKRVPVSGGGPVEVSLKLEPSVTRVSVKVESKPAGATIFVDGKDMGATTPAVVQVPPNARQLTLKLKCHNEAEVDVPDAAPGNEPATASVSLKRQPRCR; this is encoded by the coding sequence GTGACGACCACTCAACCGAAGCGGCAGCCCATCCCGTTTGGGAAGTACCTCCTTCTGGACCGCATCAACATTGGCGGCATGGCGGAGGTGTGGCGCGGGAAGCAGTTCGGCGCGAGCGGCTTTGAGCGGCTCGTCGCCATCAAGCGCATCCTCCCCAACATCGCGGAGGACGACGAGTTCATCTCGATGTTCATCGACGAGGCGAAGATCAGCGTCCAGCTGACCCACGCCAACGTCGCGTCCATCTACGAGCTGGGCAACATCCTCGGCAGCTACTTCATCTCGATGGAGTACATCCCCGGCAAGGACATGCGGGCCATCTTCGACCGGTGCCGGAAGAAGGGGGAGCCCGCTCCAGTGCCGCTGGTGGCCTTCTGCGTGTCCAAGATGTGCGAGGGCCTGGACTACGCCCACCGGAAGAAGGACGGGATGGGGCGGGAGATGAACATCGTCCACCGCGACATCTCGCCGCAGAACGTCCTCATCTCCTACGAGGGCGAGGTCAAGGTCATCGACTTCGGCATCGCGAAGGCGGCCGGTAAGGCGACCAAGACGCAGGCCGGCATCCTCAAGGGCAAGTTCGGCTACATGAGCCCGGAGCAGATCCGCGGCCTGCCGTTGGACCGGCGCTCGGACGTGTTCGCCATTGGCGTGTGCCTCTACGAGATGCTGACCGGTGAGCGCCTCTTCGTGGGTGACAGCGACTTCAGCGTGCTGGAGAAGGTGCGCAAGGCGGAGGTGCCGTCGCCCACCACGTACAACCGGCGCATCCCGGAGACGCTGGAGCGAATCGTCCTCAAGGCGTTGGCCAAGGACGTGGACGAGCGCTACCAGTACGCCAGCGAGCTGGGCGACGACCTGCAGCGCTTCCTCATCACCAGCGACACCATCTTCAGCCGCAAGGACCTGGCGCAGTACATGAAGTCCACGTTCGCGGAGGACGTGGAGCGAGAGAAGCAGCGCCTGCTGGATTACGCGGACATCAAGCCGCCCGACGGCATGCAGGCCGCGCTGGAAGCCGCGTCCTTCAACAGCCCCATCATGCCCTCCGCGCCGCCGCCGGCGCCCGTGCCGGTGGTGCAGCCGGTGGCGCCGCAGCCCCGGATGACGGGCTCCATGCCGACGGTGTCTCCAGGGGGCGTGCGTCGCTCGCCCACGCTGGCCGCGCTGCCGAGGCTGACGGCCGCCACCGCCGCGCCCCCTCCCGACGAGGACGAGGGCGGGGCGACGCAGCTTGTCTCCAGCGACCACGAGTTCGCGGACACGCCAGAGCCCACCACGCAGCCGGGGGCCGCCGTCGGGCGTGCCATCACCCCGCTGGAGGTGCCGTCGACGCCGGGTCACGACGCGGACGACGAGCCCGTCAGCGGCAGGACGGCGGTCATTTCGCCGCCCTCGCCCCTGTCGCCTCCCGTCGGCCCGCCACGGCTGTCGCACGCGAACATCCCCGTGGTGCGGCCGTCCATGTCCGTGCCCACGCTGCCGCCCTCGGACGCGCCGCCGCCCGCCTCGGGGGCCACGCCTCGGACGAGTCGGGGTGGGGGCTTGCCGCGGATGACGCGGGATGTGCAGGTGCTCGACGCCTCGCAGGCCGCGGCCCGCCCGTTGCCGCCACCGTCTCCCGTGGCTCCGCCCGCGCCGGTGGCCCCCGCGTATGACGATGAAGACGATGGGGATGCCCCGGAGCGGACCACCGGCGCGACGCCGGCCGTGGGCGGCCGAGCGCCCATTCCCAGGAAGGTGCTCTTCGGCGGCATCGGCGGGGTCGCCGTGCTCCTGCTGGCGCTGATCGGCTGGGCGGTGTCGGGGCCCGGTGTGGGCTACGTGCTGGTGGACCTGCAGGGCGTGCCCTCGGAGGTCCGCAACCGCGTGCAGGTGCGCCTGGACACGCAGTTGGTGCCCCTGGAGGGTGGCAGCGCGACGCTCCTGCGCGAGGTGCCCGCCGGCAAGGTCATGGTGGTGGTGAGCGCGGAGGGCTACAACACCTTCACGAAGACGGTGGATGTCTCCGAGGGGAAGGACGTCACGCCCGTGCAGGCGGTGCTGGAGAGCCTGGTGCGCACCGCGGCGTTGGTGCTCACGACGGAGCCCGCCACGGCCGAGGTGAAGGTGGATGGCCGGGTGGTGCGCGAGCAGGGCAAGTCGGCGGCCTACATCAAGGACGTGCCCATCAGCGGGCCGGAGTGGGTGGTGGAGGTGAGTGCGCCTGGCCACAAGCCCGCGTCCAAGCGGGTGCCGGTGTCCGGCGGTGGACCGGTGGAGGTGTCGCTCAAGCTGGAGCCATCGGTGACGCGGGTGTCGGTGAAGGTGGAGTCCAAGCCGGCCGGTGCCACCATCTTCGTGGACGGCAAGGACATGGGCGCCACCACGCCCGCCGTCGTGCAGGTGCCACCCAACGCGCGCCAGCTCACCCTGAAGCTGAAGTGCCACAACGAGGCCGAGGTGGACGTCCCGGACGCGGCGCCAGGCAATGAGCCGGCCACCGCGAGCGTTTCCCTCAAGCGGCAGCCGCGCTGCCGTTAG
- a CDS encoding ABC transporter ATP-binding protein encodes MIQARDVVKTYVDGDGTPVCVLDGMSLDVTQGEFVAVVGSSGSGKSTLLHLLGGLDVDYRGDISVGGVKLRGLGDKALAHFRNTHVGFVFQSFHLIPNLSAVENVLLPSHFGVAPPDARKRAEALLERVGLGAKKDRAPVRLSGGERQRVAIARALFGKPRLLLCDEPTGNLDAATGTGVIALFQELHREGLTVLCVTHEERMSAAAGRVLRLKDGQLVEERAGLQVATGGAP; translated from the coding sequence GTGATTCAAGCCCGGGACGTCGTGAAGACGTACGTGGACGGCGACGGCACCCCGGTGTGCGTGCTCGACGGCATGTCGCTGGACGTGACGCAAGGGGAGTTCGTCGCGGTGGTGGGCTCGTCCGGCAGCGGGAAGTCCACGCTGCTCCACCTGCTGGGCGGCCTGGACGTCGACTACCGCGGCGACATCAGCGTAGGCGGCGTGAAGCTGCGAGGCCTGGGCGACAAGGCCCTGGCGCACTTCCGCAACACGCACGTGGGCTTCGTCTTCCAGTCCTTCCACCTCATCCCCAACCTCTCCGCGGTGGAGAACGTGCTGTTGCCGTCGCACTTCGGCGTGGCGCCCCCGGATGCCCGCAAGCGCGCGGAGGCGCTGCTGGAGCGCGTGGGCCTGGGCGCGAAGAAGGACCGCGCGCCGGTGCGCCTGTCCGGTGGCGAGCGGCAGCGCGTAGCCATTGCCCGCGCCCTGTTCGGCAAGCCCCGCCTGCTGCTGTGCGACGAGCCCACGGGCAACCTGGACGCGGCCACGGGCACGGGCGTCATCGCCTTGTTCCAGGAGCTGCACCGCGAAGGACTCACCGTGTTGTGCGTCACCCATGAGGAACGGATGAGCGCGGCGGCCGGGCGCGTGCTGCGGCTCAAGGACGGGCAGCTCGTGGAGGAGCGCGCGGGGCTTCAGGTGGCCACGGGAGGTGCGCCATGA
- a CDS encoding ABC transporter permease has translation MRLDALSRLVRLSLARERKGAFFSAFGVAMGVGALVFFVGLGLGVGRVIREKVFPTDARLVDVVPPAVSLGSLLGGGKLDAPTVERLRELPGVEAAYRKMNVRVPAVTRYDGVFFGTRLRMGMEVLALGVEPALVQGDVQMGEFKDAGEGQPIPALVSTRLLELYNKTFAPARKLPQLSANMLVGFGFPVEFNRSYVAAASASGPTQSGQAQVVGASDRALLAGITIPLDAAIRLNRAFGVDSENYSGVTLVATDPSQVPVIVDAVKGMGLEIDDQERRMAENSGAAVALTTSALALLSLLICILAAVNIAHALSASVRARAKEIGVMQAVGASRADIRAIVLAEAAVVGLAGGAAGTIAALLLALGVNRLAAGYLPNFPFKPDSFFSFPWPVVAGGVVLGLVAALVGAYFPSRRAAATDPARTLAG, from the coding sequence ATGAGGCTGGACGCACTGTCCCGGCTGGTCCGGCTGAGCCTCGCCCGCGAGCGCAAGGGGGCGTTCTTCTCCGCCTTCGGTGTTGCCATGGGCGTGGGCGCGCTGGTGTTCTTCGTGGGCCTGGGCCTGGGCGTTGGCCGCGTCATCCGGGAGAAGGTCTTCCCCACGGACGCGCGGCTGGTGGACGTGGTGCCTCCGGCGGTGTCGCTGGGCTCGCTGCTGGGCGGTGGCAAGCTGGACGCGCCCACCGTGGAGCGCCTGCGCGAGCTGCCCGGCGTGGAGGCCGCCTACCGGAAGATGAACGTGCGCGTGCCCGCGGTGACGCGCTACGACGGCGTCTTCTTCGGCACCCGGCTTCGCATGGGCATGGAGGTGCTGGCCCTGGGCGTGGAGCCGGCGCTGGTGCAGGGCGACGTGCAGATGGGCGAGTTCAAGGACGCGGGGGAGGGGCAGCCGATTCCGGCGCTCGTGTCCACGCGGCTCCTGGAGCTGTACAACAAGACGTTCGCCCCGGCGCGCAAGCTGCCGCAGCTCTCCGCCAACATGCTGGTGGGCTTCGGCTTCCCGGTGGAGTTCAACCGCTCCTACGTGGCCGCGGCGTCCGCGTCGGGGCCCACGCAGTCCGGGCAGGCGCAGGTGGTGGGGGCGTCGGACCGGGCACTCCTGGCCGGTATCACCATTCCGTTGGACGCGGCCATCCGCCTCAACCGCGCGTTCGGCGTGGACTCGGAGAACTACTCCGGTGTCACGTTGGTCGCCACGGACCCGTCGCAGGTGCCTGTCATCGTGGACGCGGTGAAGGGCATGGGGCTGGAAATCGACGACCAGGAGCGCCGGATGGCGGAGAACTCGGGCGCGGCGGTGGCGCTCACGACCTCCGCGCTGGCGCTGCTGTCCCTGCTCATCTGCATCCTCGCGGCGGTGAACATCGCCCACGCGCTGTCTGCCTCCGTCCGGGCGCGCGCCAAGGAGATTGGCGTCATGCAGGCGGTGGGGGCCTCTCGCGCGGACATCCGCGCCATCGTCCTGGCCGAGGCCGCCGTGGTGGGGCTCGCGGGCGGCGCCGCGGGAACCATCGCCGCGCTGCTGCTGGCCCTGGGCGTCAACCGCCTGGCGGCGGGTTACCTGCCCAACTTCCCCTTCAAGCCCGACAGTTTCTTCTCCTTCCCCTGGCCGGTGGTGGCCGGAGGCGTCGTCCTGGGCCTCGTCGCCGCGCTCGTGGGCGCGTACTTCCCCAGCCGCCGCGCCGCCGCCACCGACCCCGCACGCACGCTCGCCGGATGA
- a CDS encoding DNA/RNA non-specific endonuclease produces MARRTADDEGRGSTSCFTSSAPRTFRMTLRPTTTRAVPPRPASAASPLNAVTTPGGSWRRSTAREVPINELQEKFGWKDDSWQVGLMQAADAAGSKTRGGNGQVSAAELERYLAAPEDGQYLTSTALQQKRSSLDAKLAQGNGSAVGVDAFESGWQATVARRADLLGGNGDGQLSAEELDAFIQASKAGKHADTRWVPDQQMAAFQSRVAEAAGELDPMRPAGALGSEGLSLVKEYSRLALDQGANVPTFVSYMLSASDIQETPATVSRLESTFVRDPELGRTGVTDSDYTRTGFDRGHMKPAEDSPTQEAMNESHLMTNIAPQHGNHNQQVWRTLEQGVSGLVNSQGGKAYILTGNLYLDDKGQPLPPEKRETTGAGERRIAVPTHNFKTVLHELPNGSLTMYAYLVPNTKDGPSKKEDILPLLDSHRVPVDRIEELLGQDLYANLPKRVQDKLEKGTSAEGVFQRNSLYFAASLFRFAPGN; encoded by the coding sequence TTGGCGCGCCGAACGGCCGACGATGAGGGACGGGGCTCCACCTCGTGCTTCACCTCGTCGGCCCCGAGGACATTCAGGATGACGCTGCGACCCACCACGACGCGAGCCGTTCCCCCGCGCCCGGCATCGGCCGCTTCGCCCCTCAATGCCGTCACCACGCCGGGAGGAAGCTGGAGACGCTCGACGGCCCGCGAGGTGCCCATCAACGAGCTCCAGGAGAAGTTCGGCTGGAAGGATGACAGCTGGCAGGTGGGGTTGATGCAGGCCGCTGACGCGGCGGGCAGCAAGACGCGCGGTGGCAACGGGCAGGTGTCCGCGGCGGAGCTGGAGCGCTACCTGGCCGCGCCCGAGGACGGGCAGTACCTGACGTCCACCGCGCTTCAGCAGAAGCGCTCCTCGCTGGACGCGAAGCTCGCGCAGGGAAATGGCTCCGCGGTGGGCGTGGACGCCTTCGAGAGTGGCTGGCAGGCCACGGTGGCCCGGCGCGCGGACCTGCTGGGGGGCAATGGAGACGGCCAGCTCAGCGCGGAGGAACTGGACGCGTTCATCCAGGCGTCGAAGGCGGGCAAGCACGCGGACACCCGCTGGGTGCCGGACCAGCAGATGGCCGCGTTCCAGAGCCGCGTGGCCGAAGCGGCCGGAGAGCTGGACCCGATGCGTCCCGCCGGAGCGCTGGGCTCGGAGGGGCTCAGCCTGGTGAAGGAGTACTCGCGCCTGGCGCTGGACCAGGGGGCGAACGTCCCCACCTTCGTGAGCTACATGCTGTCCGCGTCCGACATCCAGGAGACGCCCGCGACGGTGTCCCGGCTGGAGAGCACCTTCGTTCGCGACCCCGAGCTGGGGCGCACCGGCGTCACCGACTCCGACTACACGCGGACGGGCTTCGACCGGGGCCACATGAAGCCGGCGGAGGACTCGCCCACGCAGGAGGCGATGAACGAGAGCCACCTGATGACCAACATCGCCCCCCAGCACGGCAACCACAACCAGCAGGTGTGGCGCACGCTGGAGCAGGGCGTCTCCGGTCTCGTGAACTCGCAGGGCGGCAAGGCGTACATCCTCACCGGCAACCTGTACCTGGATGACAAGGGACAGCCGCTGCCTCCGGAGAAGCGGGAGACGACGGGGGCGGGGGAGCGCCGCATCGCCGTGCCCACGCACAACTTCAAGACGGTCCTCCACGAGCTGCCGAACGGCAGCCTCACGATGTACGCGTACCTGGTGCCCAACACGAAGGACGGGCCGTCGAAGAAGGAGGACATCCTCCCGCTGCTCGATTCGCACCGCGTACCCGTGGACCGCATCGAGGAACTGCTGGGGCAGGACCTCTACGCAAACCTGCCCAAGCGGGTGCAGGACAAGCTGGAGAAGGGCACGTCGGCCGAAGGCGTCTTCCAGCGCAACAGCCTGTACTTCGCCGCCAGCCTGTTCCGTTTCGCGCCCGGCAACTGA